A window of the Helianthus annuus cultivar XRQ/B chromosome 4, HanXRQr2.0-SUNRISE, whole genome shotgun sequence genome harbors these coding sequences:
- the LOC110868162 gene encoding uncharacterized protein LOC110868162 isoform X1, translating to MYINIIFLQVKSVKLKPGKSTHNGCGIDGELFRVSGQVVSSLLPNQCRLIGRPPSSNFFVSISLFQHRCFIEALFHTLTFDLGFAYSVCSSAITAFCTSRNFSNIIVATSLRSNQSCLKFKYRLRVILVGSSSALFLKSEEQKVEYFFMINEKVNGSYDLKYRFIKQVEDQVYEDRATVQELKRCFDGVHLGLFTRDQVSRNLMVMSFCTSNFKNSAEAFHHVLLPLYPSVGSYDLKYRFIKQVEDQVYEDRATVQELKIIKFCCSVLNVIVDLSSYVICKF from the exons ATGTATATTAACATTATATTTTTGCAGGTCAAATCGGTGAAGCTGAAACCAGGGAAAAGCACACACAACGGCTGTGGAATCGATGGTGAACTTTTTCGAGTCTCAGGTCAAGTTGTCTCATCTTTACTTCCAAACCAATGCAGGCTCATTGGCCGCCCTCCAAGCAGCAAT TTCTTTGTTTcaatatcattgttccaacatcgttgtttcaTTGAAGCTCTGTTTCACACACTCACCTTTGACCTCGGCTTTGCATATTCAGTCTGTTCATCTGCGATTACAGCTTTTTGTACTTCACGAAATTTTTCCaacatcattgttgcaacatcgttgaGG tctaatcagAGTTGTTTAAAATTCAAATATCGGTTGcgggttattttag TGGGGAGTTCTTCTGCACTGTTTTTGAAGTCTGAAGAGCAGAAAGTGGAGTACTTCTTTATGATAAATGAAAAAGTTAATG GTTCTTATGATTTAAAGTATCGctttatcaagcaagttgaggatcaagtatatgaggatagggctactgttcaagagctgaagaggtgTTTTGATGGAGTGCATCTTGGTCTGTTTACAAGAGACCAAGTGTCCAGAAACCTAATGGTGATGTCTTTCTGCACTTCAAACTTCAAAAACAGTGCAGAAGCTTTTCATCACGTTTTACTACCATTATATCCTTCTGTAGGTTCTTATGATTTAAAGTATCGctttatcaagcaagttgaggatcaagtatatgaggatagggctactgttcaagagctgaagattatTAAATTTTGTTGTTCAgttctcaatgtaattgttgaTCTATCGTCATATGTGATATGTAAATTTTAA
- the LOC110868162 gene encoding uncharacterized protein LOC110868162 isoform X2: MEEGHPTIVAHRDTDWVFKAKENQRNIQFVRGFEKELNFCFIKQPCGQTPFIFQWLKISLNYVCYITRLKSRLQCLFGVSDLIKPTDGTKSKLQMLGWSRKHKQYVTGQVP; this comes from the exons ATGGAAGAAGGACATCCAACCATTGTTGCTCACCGCGATACTG ATTGGGTTTTCAAGGCAAAAGAAAACCAACGAAACATTCAATTTGTTAGG GGTTTTGAGAAAGAACTGAACTTCTGTTTCATCAAGCAACCTTGTGGCCAGACTCCATTCATATTTCAATG GCTTAAAATCTCACTGAACTATGTATGCTACATTACACGACTCAAAAGCAGGTTACAATGCTTG TTTGGCGTATCTGACCTGATCAAACCAACCGATGGC ACAAAATCAAAGCTGCAGATGTTGGGCTGGAGCCGGAAGCACAAACAGTACGTAACTGGACAGGTCCCGTAA